Within the Deltaproteobacteria bacterium genome, the region CGCGGGTAGTTATGATATTGGTGCAGACGAAGTGCTTTAAAAAGCCTAACGGTTAATCGATTGCTAGCTTATGGAAGAAGAGCCCCTGGGTCAAAAACCCAGGGGCTTTTTTTGTTCCTCCGTCATCTGGGGAGCGTCCGGTGTGTACCCACATTTTCTAGGAACATGTATTTTATTTATCATAAAATGTACAAGTTTAGAATTTTTATAATATAAAAAAACTAATAAATTCAATATATTATAAAATAAGTACAAAAATTTTAACATAATTCACAACTCCAAAGTCAAAGGGAGGCGATAATCTTGGTGTGGGGCACGCCATGAGCCTTTGAGGAGATAAGTCATGAAGCCCCGATTTAAAAATAAACTCTTTAATCTATTCTTTTATTTTTCCTTTATTTCAATCTTAGCTTGGACGGGTTGCGGTGGAGCAGCCAGTGGCCCCGGTGGGCCTGGAGGTCCTGGTGGGCCTGGAGGTCCTGGTGGTCCTGGTAGTCCGAGTGATACCGATGCCGACGGAGTCGTTGATGCTAGTGACAATTGCCCTGCAGTAGCCAATGCCGATCAGGCTAATCTTGATGGTGATTCCATGGGTGATTCCTGTGACGATGATGCTGATGGTGATGGGATTGGAGCTATGTCCAGTGATTGTAACGATTTAAATGCCAGTGCCTTTCCCGGTGCCTCCGATCTTCCTGACAACAACCTTGCCGACACCAACTGTGATGGCATCGATGGTAATTTAACGAATGCCCTGTGGGTGGCAGCCGATGGTAATGACGTAACCGGCGATGGGTCTATTTCAAATCCCTACCAAACCCTACAAAAGGGTGTGGATGAAGCGGTATTAGATCCCACCAAAGATGTCTACGTCGCAGGTGGAACTTATCCCCAAGTTACTAACGTTTTAATGCGCGGGGTTCGTATGTATGGTGGTTTTGGCCCACTTTCAGGCAGCCTGCGCGAACGCAATCCTCAAACCTTTGTTTCTTTGGTGAATGGAACTGCCTTTTTAGGCTTAATTGCCCTAACAACTTCAGAGACAGGTCATGATTCAGTCATAAGTGGTTTTCGCACCGAAACAACCAATGGTGTAGGTGGTTTTGTGATTGTGAATGGTTCTCCTACGATTGAATACAATGCAATTAGTTTAGCGGGTCATGCGGGCGACTCATCTTATGGGATGGTCTTGTATGGGGTTACCCCTGGTAGCCATGCCCCGCAAGTTTTGCATAATACCATTGAGGTGGGCAATGTTACAGGGCCAGGTGCAGGTGCCTTTGGGATCATTGGTTTGGCTATACCAGGTACTAGTTACGAACTAACCCTCGAAGATAATACCATTACCGTGGGTTCAGGTACTGTGGCTAGTGTTGGCGTGATGCTTTATGGTGGTGACCCTACGACCCAAATCTCTTTAGATATGGAAGCCAACCGCGTGCAAATCGCCAGTGCCAGTGTTTATTCTGTAGGATTAGCCTTAGGTGTGCAGTTTAGCGGTGGGGTTCTAAGCCCAGATCAATATTTTAATTCTGCCCGCGTGGTTCGCAATACCTTTACGGGTGATAGCGTTAATCCTTCGCTTGTCACAGTATCCGTGTTGCTCAATGCCGGTAGCAACAGTACTGAAACCCTTATTGCAAATAATTTCTTGGTGAGCGGTTTGGCGAGCCTAGCGAGTTATGGAGTATATGCCCAAGATCTATTGCTGGATATCATCAATAACACTCTGGTGGCGAATAGTACGGCGATAACTCGTGCTATTCAGGTGTCGGACCCCGCCGGCGGTGATGCCAGCGAAGTGGCGATTATCAATAATATCATCACTTCAGCCCAAGCAGCCTTGACTCCAGTGACAGTGGGGATTCATCGTGGCGATGCTAATACCACGATCACCGATCTGCGTAATAACCTGATTCGTTCCGATTTTGTTGTGTTGTATTATGCTGCCATGCCAGCACTGACGGTCACAACTCTGGCGGATCTTAATGCCTTGCCCATGGCGAGCGATAACCTCGTTGATCTTCCCCAATTCGTTAGCGCAACCAATTATCATTTGGCCAACGCTTCAAGCCCAGGGGTTGATGATGGTATGAATGTAACTGGGATTACCAACGATATCGACGGTAATACTCGGGCCTCCGGTAGCTTTGATATAGGTGCCGATGAGTTTGTGCCCTGATGAATTGAAAAATTTCCCCTCTCCTAAACAAGCATGCAGCCCCCGATGGTTAATAAAATCATCGGGGGTTGGTGCATGTTGGTCTTACTAACAAGTCATCTGTATAGGCTACAGCTTGCTTCGGCTTATGGGCTGCGAGCGCGTCAGATTTCGCAAAAAGTCCTCGACGTACCTTAGGGTACGCCTGCGGGCTTTTTGCTCATCTTCCTTCTCTCGCCACATAATCCTCGCAATCTGTAGCCTATACAGAGGACTTATGCCATACAATGAGTGCCCCAACTAAAAGCCAAGACATTCAACCGCAAATCCTTCAATCTGTTCTTTACGGCCCGGCACGGGCAAAGATTTTGAACGTTGCTTTGCAGTTAGATCTTTTTTCTCTGATTCATCACAATCAAACCACCCTTGATAAATTAACCAAACAATTAAATTTGCCACTGCGTTCGGCGCGGTTTTTGTTAGATGCCCTGGTGGGCATGGGCCTGCTGCAAAAATTAAAATCTCAATATAAACTAGGCCACGAAGCAGCGACCTTTTTAGTTCGTGGAGAATCAAGATATATTGGTGCTTACCTGTTGGGGGTGAGTCAATTTCAAGATAAGTGGGACGGTTTAAGCGATTGCCTAAAAAGTGGGAAACCTGTTACCGCAGCCATTACCCCTGAGGCGCAAACCCTCTTTTTTCAAGAATTGGCCAAGGCCCTCTTTAGTGTGAATTATTTATCGGCTGTTCATTTAGCTAAAAAGTTAGGGCTAGGAAAAACCATTAAAGCACCAAGAATTCTCGATGTGGCCTGTGGGGCCGCTCCCTGGAGCATTGCCTGTGCCTTGGCCGATACTGGGTGCCAAATTGTGGCCATGGATTTGCCGGGGGTTTTGCAAGTGGCCCAAGAACAGGTGCAAAAATTTCGTTTAGGTAAACAGTTTCAATTTTTAGGCGGCGATCTCAAAGAATTTAATTTTGGGGTAGAGGCCTTCGACTTAATCATCTTAGGCCACATTTGTCATGGGGTAGGCGAGGCAGAAACCCGTCGTTTGTTAAAGAAGGCCTATGACGCATTAAAAGTGGGCGGCAAAATTATTGTGGCAGAATTTTTGGTTAACGACCTTCGCACCGCACCCGAAGTGAACTTACTTTTTGCCATGAACATGCTGCTTTCCACCGAACAGGGCGATGTTTTTTCGATCAAAGATTTCAAACGTTGGTTGGGCATGGTGGGGTTCAAAAAAACGACCAGCCTTAATTTGCTCCACCCAACCCAAGGGGTGGTTGCGACTAAGTGATTCATGAAATGGCCTAAACGCAAGAGCACTTAGCAGGCCAAAGGAAAAATAACCTTATCGTAAGATTTTAGATAAAGCTGTGATTATGAAAAGAGAAATTCAATCCGTTAGACGAGATTTGAGTCACTATTTATTTCATTGGACAAGACGCACTCAACAAAAGCCTGCCAGTGATATTCTAATGGAAATTTTGGAACAGAAGATACTCAAAGGTTCAAACAATTATATAAGAGGATCTTGTGGAGAATCTCATAAATGTGTTTGTTTTACTGAAACACCTGTTTCTGAATTCGTTTCATTGTTTAAATTTGTATTGCGCAATCGAGATAAACCGAATGCAGAACTTTTACGATATGAACCCTATGGCATTGCGGTAAAAAAAGAATGGCTTTTTAAACAGGATGGTCGTCCTGTTATTTATCAAACCAATGCAGAGTATGAGAAACTGCCATCCGATTTGCAGTGGAGACATTGCAAATATGATCCTTAAAAAAATCATGATTTTACATGGGAGCGTGAATGGAGAATTCAAACAGATGAGTTGAAATTAGATTTCGAAAACATACTGGTTATTGTGCCGACTACTGATCTTGCTTTTGAAATCATGAAACAATATGCAGAGCAAGTTGGTCATTTTGACGAGCATGGTGGCTCCGATGATGCTGACATAAAGCCTGTTGTGCTAGCCGTATCTTTGGAGATTTTTGGTCTTCAGTGGGAATGGAACGAGTTCGACAGATGAATATACGGGACACCAGATTTCTTTATTGGTTGGGTTTAGGACGGCTTATCGATCCCGAGACAGGCAATCCAAATACGCTAGAAGGGCTGTAAAAAGCATTAGAAGATGAAAAATCGAAGCTTACAATAGGTTGTTGCGATTAAATGAACAAAACACTTATAGTTCAAAACCAGCAAATCAGTATCATTTTAGGGGATAAAGCCGATTATATATCGCTTACAGACATCGCGCGCTCTAAAAATAGGGATGAGCCTAAGGATATTATTAAAAACTGGATGCGATCCAAAAGTACCATCGAGTTTTTGGGTATTTGGGAACAAATCAACAATCCTGATTTCAAAGGGGTCGAATTCGACGCCTTTAAAAATGAGGCGGGAAGTAATGCCTTTGTACTTTCTCCTCAAAAATGGATTGAAGCTACCCATGCTATTGGAATCGTTTCAAAATCTGGTCGTTATGGTGGGGGAACTTATGCCCATAGAGATAT harbors:
- a CDS encoding thrombospondin type 3 repeat-containing protein, translating into MKPRFKNKLFNLFFYFSFISILAWTGCGGAASGPGGPGGPGGPGGPGGPGSPSDTDADGVVDASDNCPAVANADQANLDGDSMGDSCDDDADGDGIGAMSSDCNDLNASAFPGASDLPDNNLADTNCDGIDGNLTNALWVAADGNDVTGDGSISNPYQTLQKGVDEAVLDPTKDVYVAGGTYPQVTNVLMRGVRMYGGFGPLSGSLRERNPQTFVSLVNGTAFLGLIALTTSETGHDSVISGFRTETTNGVGGFVIVNGSPTIEYNAISLAGHAGDSSYGMVLYGVTPGSHAPQVLHNTIEVGNVTGPGAGAFGIIGLAIPGTSYELTLEDNTITVGSGTVASVGVMLYGGDPTTQISLDMEANRVQIASASVYSVGLALGVQFSGGVLSPDQYFNSARVVRNTFTGDSVNPSLVTVSVLLNAGSNSTETLIANNFLVSGLASLASYGVYAQDLLLDIINNTLVANSTAITRAIQVSDPAGGDASEVAIINNIITSAQAALTPVTVGIHRGDANTTITDLRNNLIRSDFVVLYYAAMPALTVTTLADLNALPMASDNLVDLPQFVSATNYHLANASSPGVDDGMNVTGITNDIDGNTRASGSFDIGADEFVP
- a CDS encoding methyltransferase domain-containing protein codes for the protein MSAPTKSQDIQPQILQSVLYGPARAKILNVALQLDLFSLIHHNQTTLDKLTKQLNLPLRSARFLLDALVGMGLLQKLKSQYKLGHEAATFLVRGESRYIGAYLLGVSQFQDKWDGLSDCLKSGKPVTAAITPEAQTLFFQELAKALFSVNYLSAVHLAKKLGLGKTIKAPRILDVACGAAPWSIACALADTGCQIVAMDLPGVLQVAQEQVQKFRLGKQFQFLGGDLKEFNFGVEAFDLIILGHICHGVGEAETRRLLKKAYDALKVGGKIIVAEFLVNDLRTAPEVNLLFAMNMLLSTEQGDVFSIKDFKRWLGMVGFKKTTSLNLLHPTQGVVATK